In the Chroococcidiopsis sp. SAG 2025 genome, one interval contains:
- a CDS encoding response regulator, producing MSKKLILLVEDNRDDEELTLMAFERSGLEYEIDVVRDGAEVLDYLFLTGKYSDRYPKQQPTLVLLDLNLPKVSGLEVIRRLRAEAKTRSLPVVVLTTSNEQEDMINSYELGCNSYVRKPVNFTDFLVASRQLGLYWLHLNEFPPCNSYRE from the coding sequence ATGTCTAAAAAACTGATTTTACTAGTAGAAGATAATCGCGATGATGAAGAACTAACGCTGATGGCATTTGAGCGCAGTGGTTTAGAGTATGAAATTGATGTTGTCCGCGATGGAGCTGAGGTACTAGATTACTTATTTCTTACGGGTAAATATAGCGATCGCTACCCCAAACAGCAACCAACATTAGTACTGCTTGACTTAAATCTACCGAAGGTAAGTGGTTTAGAAGTTATACGCCGTTTACGAGCTGAGGCAAAAACTCGTTCTCTTCCCGTTGTCGTACTGACAACTTCCAACGAACAGGAAGATATGATTAACAGCTATGAATTAGGTTGCAATAGCTACGTGCGCAAACCTGTAAACTTTACGGATTTTTTGGTAGCTTCTCGACAGCTTGGGTTATACTGGCTCCACTTAAATGAATTCCCGCCATGTAACTCATACCGTGAGTAA
- the cysW gene encoding sulfate ABC transporter permease subunit CysW, translated as MNSQMNNSKAAPSEQKSWIPAILIVVAIAYVSLVLYIPALNVFIQAFSKGVGPFFANLTRPEFLHAVQLTVMLAAIALPLNTVFGLCAAWALTRHRFPGRAFVLSLIDLPFSISPVVAGLMIVLLYGRQGWFGGWLQEHGLNIIFAFPGMVLATAFVSMPFVAREVIPVLEELGSDQEEAAKTLGANDWQIFWRVTLPNIRWGLLYGLILTNARAMGEFGAVSVVSGNISGKTQSLPLFVEDAYKQYETEAAYSAAVLLALLAVVTLVLKEILERKTRIKDVE; from the coding sequence ATGAATTCTCAGATGAATAACAGCAAAGCTGCGCCTAGCGAACAAAAGAGTTGGATTCCAGCCATTTTGATTGTCGTAGCGATCGCCTATGTCAGTCTAGTACTTTACATCCCCGCATTAAACGTCTTCATCCAAGCTTTTAGCAAAGGAGTTGGTCCATTTTTTGCTAACCTGACTCGACCGGAGTTTCTCCATGCCGTCCAATTAACCGTAATGTTAGCCGCGATCGCCTTACCGCTGAATACAGTTTTTGGGCTATGTGCGGCTTGGGCGCTGACTCGTCACCGATTTCCAGGTCGTGCCTTTGTTTTAAGTTTGATCGATCTGCCCTTTTCCATCTCGCCTGTAGTTGCAGGATTAATGATTGTCCTCCTCTACGGACGGCAAGGATGGTTTGGTGGATGGTTGCAAGAACACGGGCTAAATATTATCTTTGCCTTTCCAGGTATGGTTTTGGCAACAGCGTTCGTAAGTATGCCGTTTGTTGCCCGCGAGGTGATTCCCGTATTGGAGGAATTAGGGTCAGATCAGGAAGAGGCTGCCAAGACTCTAGGCGCAAACGACTGGCAGATCTTTTGGCGCGTCACCTTACCCAATATCCGTTGGGGTTTACTCTACGGCTTAATTTTAACTAATGCGAGAGCTATGGGTGAATTTGGTGCTGTCTCCGTGGTTTCTGGAAATATTTCGGGAAAAACCCAAAGTTTACCGCTATTTGTTGAAGATGCTTACAAACAGTATGAAACCGAAGCCGCCTACTCTGCTGCTGTACTGTTAGCACTGTTGGCTGTAGTGACGTTGGTATTGAAGGAAATTTTGGAACGGAAAACTCGAATTAAAGATGTGGAATAG
- a CDS encoding sulfate ABC transporter substrate-binding protein: protein MRWWQQTWKQWHLAVEQLGRLRWNSVKSLASLFLVGVSLSVAIAACGGNGSNSAQNPTANPVAANKQDVELTLVSFAVTKAAHDAIIPKFVEQWKQEHNQNVTFSTSYGGSGSQTRAVIDGLEADIVHLALALDTSRIEKAGLIEPGWEKEVPGNSIVSKSVAALVTRPDNPKGIKTWADLAKDGVSLITADPKTSGIARWNFLTLWNSAIKTGSSEEQALDFVSKVYGNVPILTKDAREATDVFFKQGQGDALINYENEILLAQQRGGENVAYIIPDVNISIDNPIAVVDKNVDKHGTREVAEAFVKYLFTPEAQQEFAKVGFRPVDETVAQTKENTDKYPKVQNLGSVKDFGGWNAVQAKFFEDGAVFDQIQAKINR, encoded by the coding sequence ATGAGGTGGTGGCAGCAGACCTGGAAGCAATGGCATCTGGCGGTTGAGCAGCTTGGTAGACTCAGGTGGAATTCGGTCAAAAGCTTGGCATCGCTATTTTTAGTTGGGGTGAGTTTGAGCGTGGCGATCGCTGCTTGTGGTGGTAATGGTAGTAATTCTGCTCAAAACCCTACTGCCAATCCTGTAGCTGCAAACAAGCAGGATGTGGAACTCACCCTTGTTTCCTTTGCTGTCACCAAAGCTGCTCACGATGCGATTATTCCTAAATTTGTCGAGCAGTGGAAACAAGAACATAACCAAAACGTTACCTTCAGCACTAGCTACGGTGGCTCTGGTTCCCAAACTCGTGCCGTGATTGATGGTTTGGAAGCAGATATTGTCCACTTAGCCCTTGCCCTCGACACGAGCAGGATCGAGAAAGCAGGACTCATTGAGCCAGGATGGGAAAAAGAAGTTCCCGGTAATAGCATTGTCTCTAAATCTGTTGCCGCATTAGTGACTCGTCCAGATAACCCCAAAGGTATTAAGACTTGGGCAGATTTGGCGAAAGATGGAGTTAGCCTGATTACAGCCGATCCGAAGACTTCCGGTATTGCCCGTTGGAATTTCCTAACGCTATGGAATTCTGCCATCAAAACTGGTTCTAGCGAAGAACAGGCACTCGACTTTGTGAGCAAAGTTTATGGCAACGTGCCGATTTTAACTAAAGATGCGCGAGAAGCAACCGATGTCTTTTTCAAGCAAGGGCAGGGAGATGCTCTAATTAACTACGAAAACGAAATTCTTCTAGCACAGCAAAGAGGCGGCGAGAACGTTGCTTATATCATTCCCGATGTCAATATCTCCATCGACAATCCCATCGCTGTAGTGGATAAAAATGTAGACAAGCACGGAACTCGCGAAGTCGCCGAAGCTTTCGTAAAATACCTATTTACACCCGAAGCTCAGCAAGAGTTTGCCAAAGTTGGGTTCCGACCCGTGGACGAGACAGTAGCTCAAACCAAGGAAAATACCGACAAATATCCCAAAGTGCAAAATCTCGGATCGGTGAAGGACTTTGGGGGATGGAACGCAGTCCAAGCTAAGTTCTTTGAAGACGGAGCAGTTTTCGACCAAATTCAAGCCAAAATTAATCGTTAA
- a CDS encoding pentapeptide repeat-containing protein: protein MKISILATVALLAPLGFMASARAYDPQDLAQLKRTNACPRCDLSNAPLNNLNLSRANLRNANLQGANLSRSILAGADLSSANLATANISSANLVNATLVGANLKSATLINANLTGAGLMAANLEAANFKGANMDLVNSRGARFQLTIMPNGIVSPLDPSWLR, encoded by the coding sequence ATGAAAATTTCGATCCTTGCTACCGTTGCATTGCTGGCTCCTCTGGGTTTCATGGCTTCAGCTCGTGCTTACGATCCCCAAGACTTAGCACAATTAAAACGTACAAATGCTTGTCCTCGATGTGACTTAAGTAATGCACCCCTCAACAACTTAAACTTAAGCAGAGCCAACTTGCGTAATGCCAACCTTCAAGGTGCTAACTTATCTCGTTCTATTTTGGCAGGTGCAGATTTAAGCAGCGCGAATTTAGCGACAGCTAACATATCGAGCGCCAATCTAGTCAATGCGACTTTAGTGGGCGCAAATCTCAAGTCTGCTACTCTAATCAATGCCAATTTAACTGGTGCTGGTTTAATGGCTGCTAACCTAGAAGCAGCTAACTTCAAAGGCGCAAATATGGATTTGGTTAATTCACGGGGAGCAAGATTTCAGTTGACAATTATGCCTAACGGTATTGTTAGCCCATTAGACCCAAGTTGGCTGCGTTAG
- a CDS encoding sensor histidine kinase: MNCWDANKRLSQAVTELLESISDAFFALDGDWRFTYINSQAENLLQRSPDELLNRHIWSEFPAIVGTIFEREYRRAATEQVTVRFEEFFAPLDKWLGVRVYPAANGLSVYLQDITERKQEQSLLQELNHNLEQRVTERTSQLEAANKELEAFSYSVSHDLRAPLRSIDGFSLALLERCTNLDEKGKHYLQRIRAASQRMGELIEELLHLSRVTRSEMRLQNLDLSAVVRNIASELQQAQPERAVEFAIAPDITAPVDPQLIRVLFENLLNNAWKFTSRKKFARIEFGNLPLKQLKFFTERSLSPFNSSNVYFISDNGAGFDMAYAAKLFVAFQRLHSEDEFPGNGIGLATVKRIVLRHGGQIWAESTLDRGTTFFFTLR; the protein is encoded by the coding sequence ATGAATTGTTGGGACGCGAACAAAAGGCTCAGTCAAGCAGTCACCGAACTACTAGAAAGCATTTCCGATGCATTTTTTGCCTTGGACGGCGACTGGCGATTTACCTACATTAATTCCCAAGCCGAAAACTTGTTGCAGCGATCGCCAGATGAATTACTCAATCGTCACATTTGGTCTGAATTTCCCGCAATTGTAGGAACTATTTTCGAGCGCGAATATCGCCGAGCCGCAACCGAGCAAGTCACCGTCCGATTTGAAGAATTTTTTGCGCCACTTGACAAATGGTTAGGGGTTCGAGTTTATCCGGCGGCGAACGGGTTATCAGTTTATTTGCAAGATATTACAGAGCGCAAACAAGAACAGTCACTTCTACAAGAACTCAATCATAATCTAGAACAGCGGGTAACCGAGCGCACGTCACAATTAGAAGCTGCGAATAAAGAACTAGAAGCATTTTCCTATTCTGTCTCCCACGATCTTCGCGCTCCACTACGCAGTATCGACGGTTTCAGTCTAGCTTTACTAGAACGCTGTACCAACTTGGACGAGAAAGGGAAACACTATCTGCAACGTATTCGTGCTGCCAGTCAAAGAATGGGAGAACTGATTGAAGAATTGCTTCACTTATCGCGGGTGACGCGCAGCGAAATGCGGTTACAAAATCTCGATTTGAGCGCAGTGGTGCGAAATATCGCTTCAGAATTACAACAGGCACAACCAGAACGAGCCGTAGAATTTGCGATCGCTCCTGATATCACCGCACCAGTAGATCCACAACTCATTCGAGTTTTATTTGAGAATTTACTCAACAACGCTTGGAAATTTACCTCACGCAAAAAATTTGCTCGAATTGAATTTGGCAATCTTCCATTAAAACAGCTCAAATTCTTTACAGAACGCTCTTTATCTCCTTTTAATTCCTCTAATGTTTATTTTATTAGTGATAATGGTGCTGGCTTCGATATGGCATATGCTGCTAAATTGTTCGTTGCCTTTCAACGCCTCCATTCAGAAGATGAATTTCCTGGTAATGGCATTGGATTGGCTACAGTCAAGCGGATCGTTCTACGTCACGGAGGGCAAATTTGGGCAGAAAGTACCTTAGATCGAGGCACAACATTTTTCTTTACATTACGGTAA
- the cysT gene encoding sulfate ABC transporter permease subunit CysT codes for MAVSPAPRFGFRNSVAQKLRQWLFHMPWTWRITLGYLTVMLFLPIAAMFLKASTEGPVNFWRIATSPVALATYNVTFVTSILAALMNGLFGTLIAWVLVRYTFPFKRLIDASIDLPFALPTSVAGLTLATVYSNNGWIGSLLAPLGIKVSFTRLGVWVAMIFISLPFVVRTVQPVMQEMEREIEEAAWSLGADRWQTFVRVILPPLFPAILTGVALGFSRAVGEYGSTVIISSNTPFKDLIAPVLIFQRLEQYDYSGATVIGTVLLLISLLLLLLINLLQAWGRRYDD; via the coding sequence ATGGCTGTATCTCCTGCACCTCGATTTGGTTTTCGCAATTCAGTAGCTCAAAAGTTGCGGCAATGGTTGTTTCATATGCCTTGGACGTGGCGCATTACGCTGGGATATCTCACAGTAATGTTATTCCTTCCCATTGCGGCAATGTTCCTCAAAGCGAGTACAGAAGGTCCTGTTAACTTTTGGCGCATTGCTACTAGTCCCGTGGCGCTGGCAACATACAACGTCACATTTGTGACATCAATCTTGGCGGCTTTGATGAATGGACTTTTTGGCACTCTGATTGCCTGGGTTTTAGTACGCTACACATTTCCTTTTAAACGATTAATTGACGCTTCGATCGATTTGCCCTTTGCCTTACCAACTTCGGTTGCGGGGCTAACGCTGGCAACAGTCTATAGCAATAATGGCTGGATTGGCTCTTTACTTGCCCCATTAGGGATTAAGGTATCCTTTACCCGTCTGGGAGTATGGGTAGCCATGATTTTTATTTCGCTGCCTTTTGTGGTACGGACAGTGCAACCTGTAATGCAAGAAATGGAAAGAGAAATTGAAGAAGCTGCTTGGTCTTTAGGGGCAGATCGGTGGCAGACTTTTGTGCGGGTGATTTTACCACCTCTATTTCCAGCAATCCTGACTGGTGTGGCGTTGGGTTTCTCCCGTGCTGTGGGAGAGTATGGCTCGACCGTAATTATTTCCTCTAACACGCCTTTTAAAGATTTAATTGCACCCGTACTGATTTTTCAACGCTTAGAGCAATATGATTACTCTGGTGCAACTGTCATCGGTACGGTGTTGCTGCTGATTTCATTATTGTTGCTGCTGTTGATTAATCTTTTGCAGGCTTGGGGAAGACGGTATGACGACTAG
- a CDS encoding ABC transporter permease, whose protein sequence is MNWWQRLKKNPLARLGAIVLLIFYIAVIAADFVAPYDPYESQANGSLLPPTQIYWQNTQGQFVGPHVYPTTQGKTDLNTGDRQLIVDRTKPAWFRLFVAGDRYQLFRLSLPLGNNFEEVEVFSGIPVNLHLFGTTGANFNLLGTDEQGRDQFSRLLHGGRVSLSVGLIGVAISFPLGMIVGGISGYFGGWIDSIIMRLVEVLMTIPGLYLLVALAAVLPPGLSSAQRFMLIVLITSFISWSGLARVIRGQVLSIKEREFVQAAKAMGGAPFYIIIRHVLPQTATYIIISATLSVPGFIAAESVLSLIGLGIQQPDPSWGNLLSLATNASILVLQPWLVWPPAILIIVTVLAFNLLGDGLRDALDPRSVRR, encoded by the coding sequence ATGAACTGGTGGCAAAGACTTAAAAAGAATCCCCTCGCCCGCTTGGGGGCGATTGTACTACTCATTTTTTATATTGCGGTTATCGCTGCTGATTTTGTCGCACCCTACGATCCTTATGAGTCTCAAGCTAATGGTTCCCTGCTGCCACCCACGCAAATTTATTGGCAGAATACACAGGGGCAATTTGTTGGACCCCACGTTTACCCTACGACTCAAGGTAAGACAGATTTAAATACAGGCGATCGCCAACTGATTGTAGACCGTACTAAGCCTGCTTGGTTCCGCTTATTTGTTGCAGGCGATCGCTACCAACTGTTTCGTCTCAGCTTACCACTGGGCAATAATTTTGAAGAAGTAGAAGTTTTTAGTGGCATTCCCGTTAACCTGCATTTATTCGGTACAACTGGGGCTAATTTTAACTTGTTGGGAACCGACGAACAGGGACGGGATCAATTCAGCCGTTTGCTACATGGGGGGCGCGTTAGCCTCAGCGTCGGTTTAATCGGAGTCGCTATCTCTTTTCCCCTCGGCATGATTGTCGGCGGTATTTCTGGCTATTTTGGTGGCTGGATCGATAGCATCATCATGCGTCTTGTAGAAGTATTAATGACGATTCCCGGTCTTTATCTATTGGTTGCTTTGGCAGCAGTTTTACCACCAGGACTAAGTAGCGCCCAGCGATTTATGCTGATTGTTTTAATTACTTCTTTTATCAGTTGGTCTGGACTGGCGCGAGTAATTCGCGGACAAGTTCTATCGATTAAAGAGCGAGAATTCGTTCAAGCGGCTAAAGCTATGGGTGGCGCTCCTTTCTACATCATCATCCGTCACGTTCTGCCTCAAACAGCGACGTATATCATCATCTCAGCAACTCTATCCGTACCTGGATTTATTGCGGCGGAATCGGTGTTAAGTCTAATCGGATTGGGCATTCAGCAACCCGATCCATCTTGGGGCAATTTGCTCTCTTTAGCAACAAATGCCTCAATTTTAGTGCTACAACCTTGGTTGGTTTGGCCTCCCGCGATATTAATTATTGTTACAGTGCTGGCATTTAATTTATTAGGAGATGGCTTGCGCGATGCCCTCGACCCCCGCAGTGTCAGACGGTAG
- a CDS encoding response regulator encodes MNSRHVTHTVSKPLRILLVEDSEDDAELLVCHLERHNCDVEWLRVETPEAMSSALDRQQWDIILADYSLPKFNATAALRLLQAKALDIPFIIVSGNIGEETAVAAMKAGAHDYIMKGNLARLVPAIEREIEEAASRRERQRIQLELEESEARWHLALDGANDGLWDWDIKNHTAFLSARWKAMLGYADNEIGDRFEEWANRVHPDDVASVMRSLQEHLARQTEFYRTEHRLRCKDGTYKWILSRGKVSWDETGAAIRMVGSHTDITSTKQMEDTLRQQAESLTAANRIKDEFLAVVSHELRAPLNAILGWSQILRTRKFTTTTKWEILEAIERNAKWQQHLIEDLLDVSRIVQGTLELQFAPVYLPSIIAATIKAIQPMADAKRIQLKFTVDPDWEDAEIERQILLLADSNRLQQVFWNLLSNAIKFSAEGQQADICLSLVADDSNSQAQIDSYAQIQIIDRGQGISAEFLPHVFDRFQQENSSSTRARGGLGLGLSIVRHIVEMHGGTVGVASDGVGQGATFTFQLPLPKQKLSQNRQPSTADLWLETSEPYPLVGRKVLAVDDEPDTLELLAVALTEYGAEIVVAGSVPEAIAAFTQFKPDIMVCDLGMPGEDGYALIHQIRMLEIKLGTHTPAIALTGFARDSDRERAIAAGFQIHLSKPINPYQLMSIILKLTKDSYLSGKI; translated from the coding sequence ATGAATTCCCGCCATGTAACTCATACCGTGAGTAAACCTCTACGTATCTTACTAGTTGAAGACTCAGAAGATGATGCTGAGTTGTTGGTGTGTCATCTAGAACGCCATAACTGCGATGTAGAGTGGCTGAGGGTAGAAACTCCAGAGGCAATGTCGAGCGCCCTAGATCGCCAACAGTGGGATATCATTCTAGCCGATTATTCGTTACCCAAATTTAATGCTACTGCTGCTTTGCGCTTATTGCAAGCTAAAGCTCTAGATATTCCATTTATTATCGTTTCTGGCAATATTGGTGAAGAAACTGCTGTTGCAGCTATGAAAGCTGGAGCGCACGACTACATTATGAAAGGGAACTTGGCGCGTCTAGTCCCCGCGATTGAACGAGAGATTGAAGAGGCTGCTTCCCGACGAGAACGCCAACGCATTCAGTTAGAACTCGAAGAAAGTGAAGCGCGCTGGCACTTAGCACTAGATGGTGCTAATGACGGACTCTGGGACTGGGATATTAAAAATCATACAGCTTTTCTTTCAGCCCGGTGGAAAGCAATGTTGGGTTATGCAGACAATGAGATTGGCGATCGCTTTGAAGAATGGGCGAACCGCGTGCATCCAGACGATGTGGCATCGGTGATGCGATCGCTACAAGAGCATCTTGCCCGACAAACTGAATTTTACCGCACAGAACATCGCCTTCGCTGTAAAGATGGCACTTACAAATGGATTTTGTCTCGCGGCAAAGTCTCGTGGGATGAAACTGGAGCCGCAATCCGCATGGTTGGTTCCCATACAGATATTACTTCCACGAAGCAGATGGAAGATACCCTAAGACAACAAGCTGAAAGTTTAACAGCAGCAAATCGGATCAAAGATGAGTTTTTAGCTGTTGTGTCTCACGAACTACGCGCACCGCTCAATGCCATTCTTGGTTGGTCGCAAATACTTCGCACGCGAAAATTTACGACGACTACCAAATGGGAAATATTAGAAGCGATCGAACGCAATGCGAAATGGCAACAACATTTAATTGAAGATTTATTAGATGTCTCCCGCATTGTTCAAGGCACGCTCGAACTTCAGTTTGCTCCGGTCTATCTACCGTCGATTATTGCTGCAACAATTAAGGCAATACAACCGATGGCTGATGCAAAAAGAATTCAACTTAAGTTTACAGTCGATCCTGATTGGGAAGACGCAGAAATAGAAAGACAAATTTTGCTTTTGGCTGACTCTAACCGATTGCAACAAGTCTTTTGGAATTTGCTAAGTAACGCAATTAAGTTTTCTGCCGAAGGTCAACAGGCAGACATTTGCCTATCATTAGTTGCTGACGATTCTAACAGCCAAGCTCAAATTGACAGCTACGCTCAAATTCAAATTATCGATCGCGGTCAAGGCATTAGTGCCGAGTTTCTGCCGCATGTATTCGATCGTTTTCAGCAAGAAAATAGCTCTAGCACCAGAGCGCGTGGCGGGTTGGGACTGGGATTATCGATCGTCCGTCACATCGTCGAAATGCACGGTGGGACAGTTGGTGTTGCTAGCGACGGAGTTGGACAGGGAGCAACTTTCACATTTCAGCTACCACTACCAAAACAAAAATTGAGTCAAAATCGGCAGCCTTCTACTGCCGATCTCTGGTTGGAGACATCAGAACCATATCCCTTAGTGGGGAGAAAAGTTTTAGCAGTTGATGACGAACCCGATACTTTGGAATTATTGGCAGTCGCTCTCACGGAGTATGGTGCTGAGATTGTTGTTGCTGGCTCAGTACCAGAAGCGATCGCTGCCTTTACCCAGTTCAAACCAGATATTATGGTTTGCGATCTGGGGATGCCAGGAGAAGATGGTTATGCTTTGATTCACCAAATTAGAATGCTGGAGATAAAACTAGGTACTCATACCCCGGCGATCGCCTTGACTGGGTTTGCCAGAGATTCAGACCGCGAGCGCGCGATCGCTGCTGGTTTTCAAATACATCTCTCTAAACCCATCAATCCCTATCAATTAATGTCGATAATTCTGAAACTGACTAAAGATAGTTATTTATCTGGAAAGATATGA
- a CDS encoding glycoside hydrolase family 3 protein has product MRSLPNLDTLSLTELVAQMLAIRASGYLFDHQILYPSWEPTTDKLKRLVELGVGGVILLGGSAAEIALKTQQLQSWATIPLLIAADIEEGVGQRFAGATWFPPPMAIGAIASHNLSLAQTYAARMGAITAQEALAVGINWVLAPVVDVNNNPDNPVINVRSFGDNPAIVSQLASAYIQGAKSYPVLTAAKHFPGHGDTAADSHLDVPVIPHSPARLAEIELPPFQAAIAAGVDAVMSAHLLIPSWDTEHPATLSSHILTQQLRQNMSFEGLIVTDALVMGAIANRYGANEAPVLAVEAGADILLMPVDPEGAIQAVCTAVEAGRISKERIRASVERIWKAKLQVVGENREQGAGSREQGRKTRERGETRETRETRETIFELAKPEAFAVVNEILSASQVVRGNVPLMSAQSASESKKLRNLIVVDELLGCDFLHRKAPAIALPTLHGYTTQLCDRHTPVVFETDDDCPTLLQLFIRGNPFRGSAGIAQVGQVWVKKLLASGNLQALVVYGSPYVLQQLPPMLPSIPCVFSYGQMPTAQAVSLSALFAKSI; this is encoded by the coding sequence ATGCGATCGCTACCTAATCTCGATACTCTTTCCTTGACAGAACTAGTGGCTCAGATGCTCGCGATCAGAGCTTCTGGATACTTATTCGACCACCAGATTCTCTATCCTAGCTGGGAACCAACTACAGATAAGCTCAAGCGGTTGGTAGAACTAGGTGTAGGTGGTGTGATTCTATTGGGTGGAAGTGCAGCAGAAATCGCTTTAAAAACGCAACAATTGCAATCCTGGGCGACAATTCCGTTATTGATTGCCGCAGATATTGAGGAAGGGGTGGGACAGCGTTTTGCTGGTGCGACTTGGTTTCCTCCGCCAATGGCAATAGGAGCGATCGCATCCCACAACCTCAGTCTCGCCCAAACATATGCAGCTCGAATGGGAGCGATTACTGCTCAAGAAGCCTTAGCGGTTGGGATTAACTGGGTGCTTGCTCCTGTAGTAGATGTCAACAACAACCCTGATAATCCTGTGATTAACGTCCGTTCCTTTGGCGACAATCCAGCGATCGTCAGCCAGCTAGCTAGTGCCTATATTCAAGGAGCAAAATCTTATCCCGTACTCACAGCAGCTAAGCATTTTCCTGGGCATGGGGACACGGCTGCTGATTCTCATTTAGATGTACCTGTCATTCCTCATTCTCCGGCAAGATTGGCAGAAATCGAACTACCACCTTTCCAAGCGGCGATCGCGGCTGGGGTAGATGCGGTGATGAGCGCTCATTTACTTATACCCAGTTGGGATACCGAACATCCAGCTACCCTCTCATCGCACATTTTGACGCAACAGCTACGCCAGAACATGAGTTTTGAGGGTTTAATTGTTACCGATGCTTTAGTGATGGGAGCGATCGCCAATCGCTATGGAGCCAACGAAGCGCCTGTACTCGCAGTGGAAGCCGGAGCAGATATTTTACTGATGCCAGTCGATCCTGAAGGCGCAATTCAAGCTGTCTGTACTGCTGTTGAAGCCGGACGCATCTCCAAAGAGCGAATTCGTGCTTCTGTAGAGCGGATCTGGAAGGCTAAGTTACAGGTTGTTGGTGAAAATAGGGAGCAGGGAGCAGGGAGCAGGGAGCAGGGAAGAAAGACAAGGGAGAGGGGGGAGACAAGGGAGACAAGGGAGACAAGGGAGACAATTTTTGAGTTGGCTAAACCGGAAGCTTTTGCGGTCGTGAATGAGATTTTAAGTGCTTCCCAGGTCGTACGGGGAAACGTGCCTTTGATGTCAGCCCAATCTGCTTCAGAGTCAAAAAAATTGAGGAATTTGATTGTGGTCGATGAGTTGCTTGGATGCGATTTCTTACATCGTAAAGCACCTGCGATCGCTCTCCCTACTCTACACGGCTATACAACACAGCTTTGCGATCGCCATACCCCTGTCGTTTTTGAGACTGATGACGATTGCCCAACTCTACTCCAGCTATTCATTCGCGGTAATCCTTTTCGCGGAAGTGCTGGAATCGCCCAAGTAGGACAGGTATGGGTTAAGAAATTATTAGCTTCAGGTAATCTCCAAGCACTGGTAGTTTACGGTAGTCCATATGTTCTCCAGCAGTTGCCGCCTATGCTACCGTCTATTCCTTGTGTTTTCTCTTACGGGCAAATGCCAACAGCTCAGGCAGTTTCCTTGTCTGCGTTATTTGCTAAGTCGATTTAG
- a CDS encoding thioredoxin family protein: MALTTSTMLPLGTLAPDFQLPDVVSGDTISLSTFAGKQALLVMFICQHCPFVKHVKTELAQLGKDYNPQNVGMVAISANDIHNYPDDAPEKLKAMAVELDLPFPVCYDASQETAKAYTAACTPDFFLFDAEQKLVYRGQLDDSRPSNDKPITGADLRAAIEAVLASRPVPTEQKPSVGCNIKWKPGNEPSYYG, encoded by the coding sequence ATGGCTTTAACAACTTCTACTATGTTGCCCCTGGGGACTCTTGCCCCAGATTTTCAACTTCCAGATGTTGTTTCTGGCGACACGATCTCTTTATCTACATTTGCTGGCAAACAGGCTTTGCTAGTGATGTTTATTTGTCAGCATTGCCCTTTTGTAAAACATGTTAAAACGGAGCTAGCACAACTCGGTAAAGATTACAATCCCCAAAATGTAGGGATGGTTGCTATTAGTGCCAATGATATTCACAACTACCCCGATGATGCTCCAGAAAAGCTCAAAGCAATGGCAGTGGAATTAGATTTGCCATTCCCCGTATGCTATGACGCGAGCCAGGAAACAGCTAAGGCTTATACCGCTGCTTGCACTCCAGATTTCTTTTTGTTCGATGCGGAACAAAAATTAGTTTATCGCGGACAGTTAGATGATAGCCGTCCTAGTAATGATAAGCCTATAACGGGTGCAGATTTGCGAGCTGCTATTGAGGCAGTTCTTGCCTCGCGTCCCGTGCCAACCGAGCAAAAGCCTAGTGTTGGATGCAATATTAAGTGGAAACCTGGTAATGAACCTAGTTACTACGGCTAA
- a CDS encoding DUF4327 family protein produces MSVNTVPPIRYSLDVIQDEARQLVQKGLVSRQQPIYTLCQYIPAREWVCIECELEQCDFLLRDRIGDLIGREQWDND; encoded by the coding sequence ATGAGTGTAAATACGGTGCCACCAATCCGATATTCTTTGGACGTAATCCAAGATGAAGCCCGTCAGTTGGTACAAAAAGGATTGGTTAGCCGCCAGCAGCCAATCTATACTCTGTGTCAGTACATTCCAGCACGGGAATGGGTTTGCATAGAGTGCGAATTAGAGCAATGTGATTTCTTGCTACGCGATCGCATCGGCGATCTGATTGGTAGAGAACAATGGGATAACGATTAA